One window from the genome of Candidatus Saccharimonadales bacterium encodes:
- a CDS encoding serine hydrolase domain-containing protein: protein MDHEIEERVKKAIHERVTPNAVIGYALPDGQQHVMAFGRNTYEVGSPEVRADLLYDVASITKSIPTSSIILWLIDQKRLGFNDRVREFLPDFDGQYSDEVTIYHLLTYTAILDLKEAGLSTYAERGIKELRRALLHSGLKSRPGGEYWYTNAPAILLGMVAEKIFQKRLNEIAEELFFGPLGMTRTTFTPEQFKLSEIVPSEMDEDGFVQGKSTDEAARVFLENGQPTGVAGLFSTAGDLLTFAQMMVNGGEYEGHRYLSPDIIGQLRTNQVAELGESTGLGWEIGRPYMGRFRDRLFGKGGFTGCSVVMDPEKKQAIVVMASYLYPKRRGLYDRGPINQFRGDLADIVFRT, encoded by the coding sequence ATGGATCATGAGATAGAAGAGCGTGTTAAGAAGGCTATCCACGAGCGCGTGACTCCGAATGCGGTTATTGGTTACGCCCTACCTGACGGACAGCAACACGTCATGGCTTTTGGAAGGAATACCTACGAAGTGGGCTCGCCCGAAGTCCGTGCCGATTTGCTCTATGACGTTGCCTCCATCACCAAATCGATCCCAACAAGCTCGATAATCCTCTGGCTTATCGACCAGAAACGCCTTGGTTTCAACGACAGAGTGAGAGAATTTTTACCGGATTTCGACGGCCAGTATAGTGACGAAGTAACGATCTACCATTTATTGACCTATACGGCCATTCTCGACTTAAAAGAGGCGGGTCTGAGCACCTACGCCGAGAGAGGCATAAAGGAGCTTCGGCGCGCGCTACTGCATAGTGGCTTGAAGTCCCGTCCTGGAGGTGAGTACTGGTACACCAATGCACCCGCCATCTTGCTAGGGATGGTGGCAGAAAAGATATTTCAGAAACGTCTGAACGAAATTGCCGAGGAACTGTTCTTCGGCCCACTTGGCATGACACGAACAACCTTCACTCCCGAGCAGTTCAAGCTAAGTGAGATTGTCCCGAGCGAGATGGATGAAGACGGCTTTGTGCAAGGAAAATCTACCGACGAGGCCGCCCGTGTCTTTCTAGAAAACGGACAGCCAACTGGCGTGGCCGGTCTTTTCTCTACGGCTGGCGACTTACTGACTTTTGCTCAAATGATGGTTAACGGCGGTGAATATGAGGGTCACAGATATCTCAGCCCAGATATTATCGGCCAGCTACGCACCAATCAGGTTGCTGAACTTGGCGAATCAACTGGTCTCGGTTGGGAGATTGGCAGGCCGTATATGGGTAGATTCCGTGATCGGCTCTTCGGCAAGGGCGGCTTTACTGGCTGTAGCGTGGTTATGGATCCCGAGAAGAAGCAGGCTATCGTTGTCATGGCCAGCTACCTCTACCCCAAGCGCCGGGGTCTCTACGACAGGGGCCCGATCAACCAGTTTCGTGGTGACTTGGCTGACATCGTCTTCAGGACCTAG